In Gigantopelta aegis isolate Gae_Host chromosome 14, Gae_host_genome, whole genome shotgun sequence, the following proteins share a genomic window:
- the LOC121389494 gene encoding toll-like receptor 8, with translation MKLIILSVLVCSNLVCHLGYCSVLHLTDDYLPDSWSGVCNATTTEGKLSPVIIKCEPSPLDSAQLSMHRLRQWASNRTSNFSYVFDVRCKHGGNISLPWPMKSPQMVGLHIQGCNILNIFDDFGKPAVESLPDELKVLDIRHSVMKIRIASLLSTIRRIPLISSDYNCGHDNSLENIVFRNVSYKLDYRGMRSVFSTTFSPVKLRNSSSTTEQTTVNSTSSISLSNTTKSRPTPGLLQFTDMLANMLNTQTQCQYDNLTSLEESISDTLSVYHQQFLVQGSRYPNLVFLNYSFNNINAMPDPFLNWRLYFPKLQHLDMSHNYISEAYFKYVPTRLSEVTYINLRFNNITKPKVDELIKWAQIPKLFIDIRDNPIHCGCDLAQFITFLGNKSFYQGKGLEYSYIKNMTCASPENMFGKVLGTLSVSSLPCPKYSNLLAPLIIVGIIALLLFVLLILAVKFRREIRILFFTRFHILLPGDVADLEGNKRYDAFVSYSSDDGDWVIDTLCAKLENVQLPRRRFGETTTTTAMHPNQNGLCSLKSGDQGKENGILVSDGSKTEGQTLRLCLHHRDFVPGMSILDNILNSIEASRHTIVVLSRSFVNSEWALEEFRQAYHQSIVEKRRHLIILLYKHIPARDMDPLLKRCFKMFTYLDVSDRLFWDRIVYSLSTKQKLPKEKKEKTDKSRKSADASDDGLAYTSVFNIESDVTRQNHAMRQLSSTSSSLTDATFVSDLSESDGSVTRVDIDFRP, from the coding sequence ATGAAGCTTATCATTCTGTCTGTTCTCGTCTGCTCGAACCTCGTCTGCCATCTTGGATATTGCAGCGTCCTCCACCTCACAGATGACTATTTGCCTGATAGCTGGAGTGGAGTATGCAATGCGACAACGACAGAAGGGAAATTAAGTCCTGTTATCATCAAATGTGAACCCTCGCCTTTGGATTCAGCTCAGTTGTCCATGCATCGACTTAGACAGTGGGCAAGTAACAGAACTTCAAATTTCAGCTACGTATTTGACGTCAGATGCAAACATGGCGGCAACATATCTCTCCCGTGGCCCATGAAGTCGCCACAAATGGTTGGTTTACACATTCAAGGGTGTAACATCCTCAACATCTTTGATGATTTTGGCAAACCGGCCGTGGAGTCGCTGCCAGATGAGCTGAAGGTACTGGACATTCGACACAGTGTGATGAAGATCAGAATCGCGTCCTTGCTGAGCACCATCAGGAGAATTCCACTCATATCGTCCGACTACAACTGCGGCCACGACAACAGTCTTGAGAACATCGTGTTCCGTAACGTGTCGTACAAACTGGATTACAGAGGCATGAGGTCCGTGTTTTCCACCACATTCTCTCCAGTCAAGCTTCGGAACTCTTCCAGTACAACGGAGCAGACGACAGTGAATTCAACTAGTAGCATATCCCTGTCCAATACAACAAAGTCGCGACCGACGCCAGGACTTTTACAGTTCACGGACATGTTGGCGAATATGCTGAACACTCAGACTCAGTGTCAGTATGACAACCTAACATCTCTCGAGGAGAGCATCAGTGACACTCTTTCTGTTTATCACCAGCAGTTCCTGGTCCAGGGATCTCGCTACCCTAACCTCGTCTTCCTAAACTATTCCTTCAACAACATCAACGCCATGCCAGACCCCTTTCTCAACTGGAGGTTGTACTTTCCAAAGCTCCAGCATCTCGACATGTCACACAATTACATTTCAGAGgcgtattttaaatatgttccaACACGACTGTCCGAGGTGACCTACATCAATCTCAGATTCAACAACATCACAAAACCAAAAGTGGACGAACTCATTAAATGGGCGCAAATTCCAAAATTGTTTATAGATATTCGGGACAATCCCATTCACTGTGGATGCGATCTGGCACAGTTTATTACCTTTCTCGGAAACAAGTCGTTTTATCAAGGCAAAGGTTTGGAATATAGCTACATTAAAAATATGACGTGCGCTTCGCCAGAAAATATGTTTGGAAAGGTCCTTGGAACGTTAAGCGTCTCATCTCTTCCTTGTCCGAAATACTCGAATCTTCTAGCTCCGCTCATTATTGTTGGTATTATAGCTCTTCTGCTGTTCGTTTTGCTTATCCTGGCCGTGAAGTTTCGACGAGAAATCCGAATACTGTTCTTTACCCGCTTCCACATCCTGCTGCCTGGTGACGTTGCCGACCTGGAAGGAAACAAGAGGTACGACGCCTTCGTCTCCTACAGCAGCGATGACGGCGACTGGGTCATCGACACGCTGTGTGCTAAGCTGGAGAACGTCCAACTACCACGACGACGTTTCGGcgagacgacgacgacgacggcGATGCATCCAAATCAAAACGGATTGTGCTCACTGAAAAGCGGGGATCAGGGGAAAGAAAATGGCATCCTTGTTAGCGACGGGAGTAAAACAGAAGGGCAGACGCTGCGGCTTTGCCTCCATCACAGAGACTTCGTTCCCGGAATGTCCATACTGGACAACATCCTGAACAGCATCGAGGCGAGCAGACACACCATCGTGGTGCTGTCGAGGAGCTTCGTGAACAGCGAGTGGGCCCTGGAGGAGTTCAGACAGGCCTACCACCAGAGCATCGTGGAGAAGCGCCGCCATCTCATCATCCTGCTGTACAAGCACATCCCCGCCAGGGACATGGATCCGCTCCTGAAGAGGTGCTTCAAGATGTTCACCTACCTGGACGTGTCCGACAGGCTGTTCTGGGACCGCATCGTCTACTCCCTGTCCACGAAGCAGAAGCTGCCgaaggagaagaaggagaaaacGGATAAGTCGAGGAAGTCCGCAGACGCGAGCGATGATGGACTGGCGTACACGTCAGTGTTTAACATCGAGAGTGACGTCACGAGACAGAATCACGCGATGCGACAGCTGTCGTCTACGTCATCATCCCTGACTGATGCCACGTTCGTGTCCGACCTGTCAGAGAGTGACGGCAGTGTGACGCGAGTGGACATTGATTTCAGACCATGA